GTTGGGGCAGGGGATGTGAAACTTTTTGCCGGTATAGGAGCATTAGGCGGTATAGATTTCGTACTATACTGTGCGATGTACTCCATCTTGTATGCAGCTTTTGTAGGTGTGATCACCCTATTTTTTAATCGCGTACATAGGAAGCGTATGTTTCATTTCATCCTTTTACTGGTAACCAATCTTAAACAGTGTGTTCATCATATGAAATACACTGGACAGAAAAAGGAAAAAGTGCACTTTCCATTTATGATTGCGGTTATGCCTGGTTACTTAACAACACTCTACTACTTTATGTAACATTTAGAACGGCTAAATGTTAGTTATAGGGGGGGGGAAGAATGAAGGCGCAATTACAGGGACTCATTTACAAATATGTTCAAGAACAAGGCAAGTATTTAATTTTTGAACAGGAATCAGGTCTTTCTTACCACCATCTGGGGAAGCTCCAAGTACAGATGATGATAAACAACAATATTCCTCGAGTACTCC
The genomic region above belongs to Caldalkalibacillus salinus and contains:
- a CDS encoding A24 family peptidase — encoded protein: MGAYILLLLVICIAFYTDIRTNKIPNALTIGAVLAGGLFHLLSHGVSGLILATSGLLIGGGIFFILYLIGGVGAGDVKLFAGIGALGGIDFVLYCAMYSILYAAFVGVITLFFNRVHRKRMFHFILLLVTNLKQCVHHMKYTGQKKEKVHFPFMIAVMPGYLTTLYYFM